A region from the Leopardus geoffroyi isolate Oge1 chromosome E3, O.geoffroyi_Oge1_pat1.0, whole genome shotgun sequence genome encodes:
- the GREP1 gene encoding glycine rich extracellular protein 1 isoform X20 produces the protein MGTWAFPVALFLLCLTSESLQGGYGPPSGLGAGFGNGNGLGAQPGIGGGVKAQKPGFGGGVKPQKPAYGNGLVAGAFPGLGAQPGPAAQGPGVGGGVKPQKPGFGNGNGMGVGAQPGFGNGNGPGGGAFPGAGVQPGPATQNGYGPGFGGGVEPQKPGFGNGNGLAAQPGLATQNGYGAGFGGGRKPQKPGFRNGNGLGGQPGPVVPISYGPGVGEGGKPQKPVYRNGLGAGVFPGLGRGMSPLKLGYAPGPGLQLPAALGGGVKPQKPGYGNGIGVGAQPGPCNGRVPPLLLPRPPTSGVPSNKGGGWGPKSQPPPPVQNGKFPAPTPAIQWGMKPQKAGYRSPNGYGAGTELGFGGGLKPQKVGFGYGNGLGAAGVFPEAHLQPEFPGANGFRNGFREEAPVYPKAAAPGPEGNGQAGTLRGSSWPSVQPWVLALKPGYGAGVAYPGVRSQPGTYGQLRPELGPGPFGSPEVKRGGSGLLGNGYGGHCSLGKC, from the exons ATGGGCACCTGGGCCTTCCCCGTGGCGCTTTTCCTGCTCTGCCTGACTTCTGAAAGCCTGCAAGGCG GCTACGGCCCCCCCAGTGGCCTGGGAGCAG GATTTGGGAACGGGAATGGCCTGGGAGCCCAGCCAG GCATTGGAGGGGGTGTGAAAGCCCAGAAGCCAG GTTTTGGAGGTGGTGTGAAACCCCAGAAGCCAG CATATGGAAACGGACTGGTTGCTGGTGCCTTCCCGGGGCTTGGAGCCCAGCCAG GCCCTGCGGCTCAGGGACCAG GAGTCGGAGGGGGCGTGAAACCACAAAAGCCAG GATTTGGCAATGGGAATGGGATGGGAGTTGGAGCCCAGCCAG gaTTCGGGAACGGGAATGGGCCGGGAGGCGGCGCCTTCCCAGGAGCAGGAGTGCAACCAG GCCCTGCAACTCAAAACGGCTATGGACCAG GCTTTGGAGGGGGTGTGGAGCCCCAGAAGCCGG GATTCGGGAACGGCAACGGGCTGGCAGCCCAGCCAG GCCTAGCGACCCAGAACGGATATGGAGCAG GCTTTGGTGGGGGCAGGAAGCCCCAGAAGCCAG GATTCAGGAACGGCAACGGGCTGGGAGGCCAGCCAG GCCCCGTGGTTCCCATCAGCTACGGACCAG GCGTTGGTGAAGGCGGGAAGCCCCAGAAGCCAG TTTACAGGAATGGGCTGGGAGCCGGAGTCTTCCCAG GCCTGGGAAGGGGCATGAGCCCTCTGAAGCTAG GATATGCCCCAGGGCCTGGGCTGCAGCTCCCGGCAG CTCTTGGAGGGGGTGTGAAACCTCAGAAGCCAG GATATGGCAATGGAATTGGGGTGGGGGCCCAGCCAG GTCCCTGCAATGGGAGGGTCCCTCCACTGCTGCTCCCCAGGCCTCCCACTTCGGGGGTCCCTTCTAACAAAGGGGGCGGCTGGGGCCCCAAatctcagccccctcccccagtgcagAATGGCAAGTTCCCAG CACCGACTCCGGCCATCCAGTGGGGAATGAAACCTCAGAAAGCAG GATACCGGTCCCCGAACGGCTATGGAGCAGGAACAGAACTGG GCTTTGGTGGTGGCCTCAAGCCTCAGAAAGTCG GGTTTGGCTACGGGAATGGTCTGGGAGCCGCCGGGGTCTTCCCTGAGGCCCACCTGCAGCCAG agTTCCCTGGGGCCAATGGCTTTAGGAATG GGTTCAGGGAGGAAGCGCCAGTCTACCCCAAGGcagcagctccaggccctgaaggAAATG GTCAGGCTGGGACCCTAAGGGGCTCCTCTTGGCCCTCCGTCCAGCCCTGGGTGCTTGCCCTGAAGCCTGGATATGGGGCTGGAGTTGCATATCCAGGGGTCAGGAGCCAGCCAG gcacatACGGACAGCTGAGGCCAGAGCTGGGCCCTGGACCCTTCG GCAGCCCTGAGGTGAAGAGAGGTGGCAGTGGCCTGCTGGGAAATGGCTATGGAG gccACTGTTCTCTTGGAAAATGCTGA
- the GREP1 gene encoding glycine rich extracellular protein 1 isoform X25: MGTWAFPVALFLLCLTSESLQGGYGPPSGLGAGFGNGNGLGAQPGFGGGVKPQKPAYGNGLVAGAFPGLGAQPGPAAQGPGVGGGVKPQKPGFGNGNGMGVGAQPGFGNGNGPGGGAFPGAGVQPGPATQNGYGPGFGGGVEPQKPGFGNGNGLAAQPGLATQNGYGAGFGGGRKPQKPGFRNGNGLGGQPGPVVPISYGPGVGEGGKPQKPVYRNGLGAGVFPGLGRGMSPLKLGYAPGPGLQLPAALGGGVKPQKPGYGNGIGVGAQPGPCNGRVPPLLLPRPPTSGVPSNKGGGWGPKSQPPPPVQNGKFPAPTPAIQWGMKPQKAGYRSPNGYGAGTELGFGGGLKPQKVGFGYGNGLGAAGVFPEAHLQPEFPGANGFRNGFREEAPVYPKAAAPGPEGNGQAGTLRGSSWPSVQPWVLALKPGYGAGVAYPGVRSQPGTYGQLRPELGPGPFGSPEVKRGGSGLLGNGYGGHCSLGKC; encoded by the exons ATGGGCACCTGGGCCTTCCCCGTGGCGCTTTTCCTGCTCTGCCTGACTTCTGAAAGCCTGCAAGGCG GCTACGGCCCCCCCAGTGGCCTGGGAGCAG GATTTGGGAACGGGAATGGCCTGGGAGCCCAGCCAG GTTTTGGAGGTGGTGTGAAACCCCAGAAGCCAG CATATGGAAACGGACTGGTTGCTGGTGCCTTCCCGGGGCTTGGAGCCCAGCCAG GCCCTGCGGCTCAGGGACCAG GAGTCGGAGGGGGCGTGAAACCACAAAAGCCAG GATTTGGCAATGGGAATGGGATGGGAGTTGGAGCCCAGCCAG gaTTCGGGAACGGGAATGGGCCGGGAGGCGGCGCCTTCCCAGGAGCAGGAGTGCAACCAG GCCCTGCAACTCAAAACGGCTATGGACCAG GCTTTGGAGGGGGTGTGGAGCCCCAGAAGCCGG GATTCGGGAACGGCAACGGGCTGGCAGCCCAGCCAG GCCTAGCGACCCAGAACGGATATGGAGCAG GCTTTGGTGGGGGCAGGAAGCCCCAGAAGCCAG GATTCAGGAACGGCAACGGGCTGGGAGGCCAGCCAG GCCCCGTGGTTCCCATCAGCTACGGACCAG GCGTTGGTGAAGGCGGGAAGCCCCAGAAGCCAG TTTACAGGAATGGGCTGGGAGCCGGAGTCTTCCCAG GCCTGGGAAGGGGCATGAGCCCTCTGAAGCTAG GATATGCCCCAGGGCCTGGGCTGCAGCTCCCGGCAG CTCTTGGAGGGGGTGTGAAACCTCAGAAGCCAG GATATGGCAATGGAATTGGGGTGGGGGCCCAGCCAG GTCCCTGCAATGGGAGGGTCCCTCCACTGCTGCTCCCCAGGCCTCCCACTTCGGGGGTCCCTTCTAACAAAGGGGGCGGCTGGGGCCCCAAatctcagccccctcccccagtgcagAATGGCAAGTTCCCAG CACCGACTCCGGCCATCCAGTGGGGAATGAAACCTCAGAAAGCAG GATACCGGTCCCCGAACGGCTATGGAGCAGGAACAGAACTGG GCTTTGGTGGTGGCCTCAAGCCTCAGAAAGTCG GGTTTGGCTACGGGAATGGTCTGGGAGCCGCCGGGGTCTTCCCTGAGGCCCACCTGCAGCCAG agTTCCCTGGGGCCAATGGCTTTAGGAATG GGTTCAGGGAGGAAGCGCCAGTCTACCCCAAGGcagcagctccaggccctgaaggAAATG GTCAGGCTGGGACCCTAAGGGGCTCCTCTTGGCCCTCCGTCCAGCCCTGGGTGCTTGCCCTGAAGCCTGGATATGGGGCTGGAGTTGCATATCCAGGGGTCAGGAGCCAGCCAG gcacatACGGACAGCTGAGGCCAGAGCTGGGCCCTGGACCCTTCG GCAGCCCTGAGGTGAAGAGAGGTGGCAGTGGCCTGCTGGGAAATGGCTATGGAG gccACTGTTCTCTTGGAAAATGCTGA
- the GREP1 gene encoding glycine rich extracellular protein 1 isoform X2: MGTWAFPVALFLLCLTSESLQGGLPPLSPGLGKGYGPPSGLGAGFGNGNGLGAQPGIGGGVKAQKPGFGNGNGLAAGAFPAQHSYGAPGGGWVAGIPSPATSFSPGFGGGVKPQKPAYGNGLVAGAFPGLGAQPGPAAQGPGVGGGVKPQKPGFGNGNGMGVGAQPGFGNGNGPGGGAFPGAGVQPGPATQNGYGPGFGGGVEPQKPGFGNGNGLAAQPGLATQNGYGAGFGGGRKPQKPGFRNGNGLGGQPGPVVPISYGPGVGEGGKPQKPVYRNGLGAGVFPGLGRGMSPLKLGYAPGPGLQLPAALGGGVKPQKPGYGNGIGVGAQPGPCNGRVPPLLLPRPPTSGVPSNKGGGWGPKSQPPPPVQNGKFPAPTPAIQWGMKPQKAGYRSPNGYGAGTELGFGGGLKPQKVGFGYGNGLGAAGVFPEAHLQPEFPGANGFRNGFREEAPVYPKAAAPGPEGNGQAGTLRGSSWPSVQPWVLALKPGYGAGVAYPGVRSQPGTYGQLRPELGPGPFGSPEVKRGGSGLLGNGYGGHCSLGKC; this comes from the exons ATGGGCACCTGGGCCTTCCCCGTGGCGCTTTTCCTGCTCTGCCTGACTTCTGAAAGCCTGCAAGGCG GGCTACCTCCATTGTCTCCAGGCCTAGGGAAAG GCTACGGCCCCCCCAGTGGCCTGGGAGCAG GATTTGGGAACGGGAATGGCCTGGGAGCCCAGCCAG GCATTGGAGGGGGTGTGAAAGCCCAGAAGCCAG GGTTTGGGAACGGAAATGGGCTAGCAGCAGGGGCCTTCCCAG CTCAGCACAGCTATGGAGCCCCAGGAGGAGGCTGGGTCGCTGGGATCCCCTCACCTGCCACGTCTTTCTCCCCAGGTTTTGGAGGTGGTGTGAAACCCCAGAAGCCAG CATATGGAAACGGACTGGTTGCTGGTGCCTTCCCGGGGCTTGGAGCCCAGCCAG GCCCTGCGGCTCAGGGACCAG GAGTCGGAGGGGGCGTGAAACCACAAAAGCCAG GATTTGGCAATGGGAATGGGATGGGAGTTGGAGCCCAGCCAG gaTTCGGGAACGGGAATGGGCCGGGAGGCGGCGCCTTCCCAGGAGCAGGAGTGCAACCAG GCCCTGCAACTCAAAACGGCTATGGACCAG GCTTTGGAGGGGGTGTGGAGCCCCAGAAGCCGG GATTCGGGAACGGCAACGGGCTGGCAGCCCAGCCAG GCCTAGCGACCCAGAACGGATATGGAGCAG GCTTTGGTGGGGGCAGGAAGCCCCAGAAGCCAG GATTCAGGAACGGCAACGGGCTGGGAGGCCAGCCAG GCCCCGTGGTTCCCATCAGCTACGGACCAG GCGTTGGTGAAGGCGGGAAGCCCCAGAAGCCAG TTTACAGGAATGGGCTGGGAGCCGGAGTCTTCCCAG GCCTGGGAAGGGGCATGAGCCCTCTGAAGCTAG GATATGCCCCAGGGCCTGGGCTGCAGCTCCCGGCAG CTCTTGGAGGGGGTGTGAAACCTCAGAAGCCAG GATATGGCAATGGAATTGGGGTGGGGGCCCAGCCAG GTCCCTGCAATGGGAGGGTCCCTCCACTGCTGCTCCCCAGGCCTCCCACTTCGGGGGTCCCTTCTAACAAAGGGGGCGGCTGGGGCCCCAAatctcagccccctcccccagtgcagAATGGCAAGTTCCCAG CACCGACTCCGGCCATCCAGTGGGGAATGAAACCTCAGAAAGCAG GATACCGGTCCCCGAACGGCTATGGAGCAGGAACAGAACTGG GCTTTGGTGGTGGCCTCAAGCCTCAGAAAGTCG GGTTTGGCTACGGGAATGGTCTGGGAGCCGCCGGGGTCTTCCCTGAGGCCCACCTGCAGCCAG agTTCCCTGGGGCCAATGGCTTTAGGAATG GGTTCAGGGAGGAAGCGCCAGTCTACCCCAAGGcagcagctccaggccctgaaggAAATG GTCAGGCTGGGACCCTAAGGGGCTCCTCTTGGCCCTCCGTCCAGCCCTGGGTGCTTGCCCTGAAGCCTGGATATGGGGCTGGAGTTGCATATCCAGGGGTCAGGAGCCAGCCAG gcacatACGGACAGCTGAGGCCAGAGCTGGGCCCTGGACCCTTCG GCAGCCCTGAGGTGAAGAGAGGTGGCAGTGGCCTGCTGGGAAATGGCTATGGAG gccACTGTTCTCTTGGAAAATGCTGA
- the GREP1 gene encoding glycine rich extracellular protein 1 isoform X6: MGTWAFPVALFLLCLTSESLQGGLPPLSPGLGKGYGPPSGLGAGFGNGNGLGAQPGIGGGVKAQKPGFGNGNGLAAGAFPGAVAQPAQHSYGAPGGGWVAGIPSPATSFSPGFGGGVKPQKPAYGNGLVAGAFPGLGAQPGPAAQGPGVGGGVKPQKPGFGNGNGMGVGAQPGFGNGNGPGGGAFPGAGVQPGPATQNGYGPGFGGGVEPQKPGFGNGNGLAAQPGLATQNGYGAGFGGGRKPQKPGFRNGNGLGGQPGPVVPISYGPGVGEGGKPQKPVYRNGLGAGVFPGLGRGMSPLKLGYAPGPGLQLPAALGGGVKPQKPGYGNGIGVGAQPGPCNGRVPPLLLPRPPTSGVPSNKGGGWGPKSQPPPPVQNGKFPAPTPAIQWGMKPQKAGYRSPNGYGAGTELGFGYGNGLGAAGVFPEAHLQPEFPGANGFRNGFREEAPVYPKAAAPGPEGNGQAGTLRGSSWPSVQPWVLALKPGYGAGVAYPGVRSQPGTYGQLRPELGPGPFGSPEVKRGGSGLLGNGYGGHCSLGKC; the protein is encoded by the exons ATGGGCACCTGGGCCTTCCCCGTGGCGCTTTTCCTGCTCTGCCTGACTTCTGAAAGCCTGCAAGGCG GGCTACCTCCATTGTCTCCAGGCCTAGGGAAAG GCTACGGCCCCCCCAGTGGCCTGGGAGCAG GATTTGGGAACGGGAATGGCCTGGGAGCCCAGCCAG GCATTGGAGGGGGTGTGAAAGCCCAGAAGCCAG GGTTTGGGAACGGAAATGGGCTAGCAGCAGGGGCCTTCCCAGGTGCGGTGGCCCAGCCAG CTCAGCACAGCTATGGAGCCCCAGGAGGAGGCTGGGTCGCTGGGATCCCCTCACCTGCCACGTCTTTCTCCCCAGGTTTTGGAGGTGGTGTGAAACCCCAGAAGCCAG CATATGGAAACGGACTGGTTGCTGGTGCCTTCCCGGGGCTTGGAGCCCAGCCAG GCCCTGCGGCTCAGGGACCAG GAGTCGGAGGGGGCGTGAAACCACAAAAGCCAG GATTTGGCAATGGGAATGGGATGGGAGTTGGAGCCCAGCCAG gaTTCGGGAACGGGAATGGGCCGGGAGGCGGCGCCTTCCCAGGAGCAGGAGTGCAACCAG GCCCTGCAACTCAAAACGGCTATGGACCAG GCTTTGGAGGGGGTGTGGAGCCCCAGAAGCCGG GATTCGGGAACGGCAACGGGCTGGCAGCCCAGCCAG GCCTAGCGACCCAGAACGGATATGGAGCAG GCTTTGGTGGGGGCAGGAAGCCCCAGAAGCCAG GATTCAGGAACGGCAACGGGCTGGGAGGCCAGCCAG GCCCCGTGGTTCCCATCAGCTACGGACCAG GCGTTGGTGAAGGCGGGAAGCCCCAGAAGCCAG TTTACAGGAATGGGCTGGGAGCCGGAGTCTTCCCAG GCCTGGGAAGGGGCATGAGCCCTCTGAAGCTAG GATATGCCCCAGGGCCTGGGCTGCAGCTCCCGGCAG CTCTTGGAGGGGGTGTGAAACCTCAGAAGCCAG GATATGGCAATGGAATTGGGGTGGGGGCCCAGCCAG GTCCCTGCAATGGGAGGGTCCCTCCACTGCTGCTCCCCAGGCCTCCCACTTCGGGGGTCCCTTCTAACAAAGGGGGCGGCTGGGGCCCCAAatctcagccccctcccccagtgcagAATGGCAAGTTCCCAG CACCGACTCCGGCCATCCAGTGGGGAATGAAACCTCAGAAAGCAG GATACCGGTCCCCGAACGGCTATGGAGCAGGAACAGAACTGG GGTTTGGCTACGGGAATGGTCTGGGAGCCGCCGGGGTCTTCCCTGAGGCCCACCTGCAGCCAG agTTCCCTGGGGCCAATGGCTTTAGGAATG GGTTCAGGGAGGAAGCGCCAGTCTACCCCAAGGcagcagctccaggccctgaaggAAATG GTCAGGCTGGGACCCTAAGGGGCTCCTCTTGGCCCTCCGTCCAGCCCTGGGTGCTTGCCCTGAAGCCTGGATATGGGGCTGGAGTTGCATATCCAGGGGTCAGGAGCCAGCCAG gcacatACGGACAGCTGAGGCCAGAGCTGGGCCCTGGACCCTTCG GCAGCCCTGAGGTGAAGAGAGGTGGCAGTGGCCTGCTGGGAAATGGCTATGGAG gccACTGTTCTCTTGGAAAATGCTGA
- the GREP1 gene encoding glycine rich extracellular protein 1 isoform X5: protein MGTWAFPVALFLLCLTSESLQGGLPPLSPGLGKGYGPPSGLGAGFGNGNGLGAQPGIGGGVKAQKPGFGNGNGLAAGAFPGAVAQPAQHSYGAPGGGWVAGIPSPATSFSPGFGGGVKPQKPAYGNGLVAGAFPGLGAQPGPAAQGPGVGGGVKPQKPGFGNGNGMGVGAQPGFGNGNGPGGGAFPGAGVQPGPATQNGYGPGFGGGVEPQKPGFGNGNGLAAQPGLATQNGYGAGFGGGRKPQKPGFRNGNGLGGQPGPVVPISYGPGVGEGGKPQKPVYRNGLGAGVFPGYAPGPGLQLPAALGGGVKPQKPGYGNGIGVGAQPGPCNGRVPPLLLPRPPTSGVPSNKGGGWGPKSQPPPPVQNGKFPAPTPAIQWGMKPQKAGYRSPNGYGAGTELGFGGGLKPQKVGFGYGNGLGAAGVFPEAHLQPEFPGANGFRNGFREEAPVYPKAAAPGPEGNGQAGTLRGSSWPSVQPWVLALKPGYGAGVAYPGVRSQPGTYGQLRPELGPGPFGSPEVKRGGSGLLGNGYGGHCSLGKC, encoded by the exons ATGGGCACCTGGGCCTTCCCCGTGGCGCTTTTCCTGCTCTGCCTGACTTCTGAAAGCCTGCAAGGCG GGCTACCTCCATTGTCTCCAGGCCTAGGGAAAG GCTACGGCCCCCCCAGTGGCCTGGGAGCAG GATTTGGGAACGGGAATGGCCTGGGAGCCCAGCCAG GCATTGGAGGGGGTGTGAAAGCCCAGAAGCCAG GGTTTGGGAACGGAAATGGGCTAGCAGCAGGGGCCTTCCCAGGTGCGGTGGCCCAGCCAG CTCAGCACAGCTATGGAGCCCCAGGAGGAGGCTGGGTCGCTGGGATCCCCTCACCTGCCACGTCTTTCTCCCCAGGTTTTGGAGGTGGTGTGAAACCCCAGAAGCCAG CATATGGAAACGGACTGGTTGCTGGTGCCTTCCCGGGGCTTGGAGCCCAGCCAG GCCCTGCGGCTCAGGGACCAG GAGTCGGAGGGGGCGTGAAACCACAAAAGCCAG GATTTGGCAATGGGAATGGGATGGGAGTTGGAGCCCAGCCAG gaTTCGGGAACGGGAATGGGCCGGGAGGCGGCGCCTTCCCAGGAGCAGGAGTGCAACCAG GCCCTGCAACTCAAAACGGCTATGGACCAG GCTTTGGAGGGGGTGTGGAGCCCCAGAAGCCGG GATTCGGGAACGGCAACGGGCTGGCAGCCCAGCCAG GCCTAGCGACCCAGAACGGATATGGAGCAG GCTTTGGTGGGGGCAGGAAGCCCCAGAAGCCAG GATTCAGGAACGGCAACGGGCTGGGAGGCCAGCCAG GCCCCGTGGTTCCCATCAGCTACGGACCAG GCGTTGGTGAAGGCGGGAAGCCCCAGAAGCCAG TTTACAGGAATGGGCTGGGAGCCGGAGTCTTCCCAG GATATGCCCCAGGGCCTGGGCTGCAGCTCCCGGCAG CTCTTGGAGGGGGTGTGAAACCTCAGAAGCCAG GATATGGCAATGGAATTGGGGTGGGGGCCCAGCCAG GTCCCTGCAATGGGAGGGTCCCTCCACTGCTGCTCCCCAGGCCTCCCACTTCGGGGGTCCCTTCTAACAAAGGGGGCGGCTGGGGCCCCAAatctcagccccctcccccagtgcagAATGGCAAGTTCCCAG CACCGACTCCGGCCATCCAGTGGGGAATGAAACCTCAGAAAGCAG GATACCGGTCCCCGAACGGCTATGGAGCAGGAACAGAACTGG GCTTTGGTGGTGGCCTCAAGCCTCAGAAAGTCG GGTTTGGCTACGGGAATGGTCTGGGAGCCGCCGGGGTCTTCCCTGAGGCCCACCTGCAGCCAG agTTCCCTGGGGCCAATGGCTTTAGGAATG GGTTCAGGGAGGAAGCGCCAGTCTACCCCAAGGcagcagctccaggccctgaaggAAATG GTCAGGCTGGGACCCTAAGGGGCTCCTCTTGGCCCTCCGTCCAGCCCTGGGTGCTTGCCCTGAAGCCTGGATATGGGGCTGGAGTTGCATATCCAGGGGTCAGGAGCCAGCCAG gcacatACGGACAGCTGAGGCCAGAGCTGGGCCCTGGACCCTTCG GCAGCCCTGAGGTGAAGAGAGGTGGCAGTGGCCTGCTGGGAAATGGCTATGGAG gccACTGTTCTCTTGGAAAATGCTGA
- the GREP1 gene encoding glycine rich extracellular protein 1 isoform X4: MGTWAFPVALFLLCLTSESLQGGLPPLSPGLGKGYGPPSGLGAGFGNGNGLGAQPGIGGGVKAQKPGFGNGNGLAAGAFPGAVAQPAQHSYGAPGGGWVAGIPSPATSFSPGFGGGVKPQKPAYGNGLVAGAFPGLGAQPGPAAQGPGVGGGVKPQKPGFGNGNGMGVGAQPGFGNGNGPGGGAFPGAGVQPGPATQNGYGPGFGGGVEPQKPGFGNGNGLAAQPGLATQNGYGAGFRNGNGLGGQPGPVVPISYGPGVGEGGKPQKPVYRNGLGAGVFPGLGRGMSPLKLGYAPGPGLQLPAALGGGVKPQKPGYGNGIGVGAQPGPCNGRVPPLLLPRPPTSGVPSNKGGGWGPKSQPPPPVQNGKFPAPTPAIQWGMKPQKAGYRSPNGYGAGTELGFGGGLKPQKVGFGYGNGLGAAGVFPEAHLQPEFPGANGFRNGFREEAPVYPKAAAPGPEGNGQAGTLRGSSWPSVQPWVLALKPGYGAGVAYPGVRSQPGTYGQLRPELGPGPFGSPEVKRGGSGLLGNGYGGHCSLGKC, translated from the exons ATGGGCACCTGGGCCTTCCCCGTGGCGCTTTTCCTGCTCTGCCTGACTTCTGAAAGCCTGCAAGGCG GGCTACCTCCATTGTCTCCAGGCCTAGGGAAAG GCTACGGCCCCCCCAGTGGCCTGGGAGCAG GATTTGGGAACGGGAATGGCCTGGGAGCCCAGCCAG GCATTGGAGGGGGTGTGAAAGCCCAGAAGCCAG GGTTTGGGAACGGAAATGGGCTAGCAGCAGGGGCCTTCCCAGGTGCGGTGGCCCAGCCAG CTCAGCACAGCTATGGAGCCCCAGGAGGAGGCTGGGTCGCTGGGATCCCCTCACCTGCCACGTCTTTCTCCCCAGGTTTTGGAGGTGGTGTGAAACCCCAGAAGCCAG CATATGGAAACGGACTGGTTGCTGGTGCCTTCCCGGGGCTTGGAGCCCAGCCAG GCCCTGCGGCTCAGGGACCAG GAGTCGGAGGGGGCGTGAAACCACAAAAGCCAG GATTTGGCAATGGGAATGGGATGGGAGTTGGAGCCCAGCCAG gaTTCGGGAACGGGAATGGGCCGGGAGGCGGCGCCTTCCCAGGAGCAGGAGTGCAACCAG GCCCTGCAACTCAAAACGGCTATGGACCAG GCTTTGGAGGGGGTGTGGAGCCCCAGAAGCCGG GATTCGGGAACGGCAACGGGCTGGCAGCCCAGCCAG GCCTAGCGACCCAGAACGGATATGGAGCAG GATTCAGGAACGGCAACGGGCTGGGAGGCCAGCCAG GCCCCGTGGTTCCCATCAGCTACGGACCAG GCGTTGGTGAAGGCGGGAAGCCCCAGAAGCCAG TTTACAGGAATGGGCTGGGAGCCGGAGTCTTCCCAG GCCTGGGAAGGGGCATGAGCCCTCTGAAGCTAG GATATGCCCCAGGGCCTGGGCTGCAGCTCCCGGCAG CTCTTGGAGGGGGTGTGAAACCTCAGAAGCCAG GATATGGCAATGGAATTGGGGTGGGGGCCCAGCCAG GTCCCTGCAATGGGAGGGTCCCTCCACTGCTGCTCCCCAGGCCTCCCACTTCGGGGGTCCCTTCTAACAAAGGGGGCGGCTGGGGCCCCAAatctcagccccctcccccagtgcagAATGGCAAGTTCCCAG CACCGACTCCGGCCATCCAGTGGGGAATGAAACCTCAGAAAGCAG GATACCGGTCCCCGAACGGCTATGGAGCAGGAACAGAACTGG GCTTTGGTGGTGGCCTCAAGCCTCAGAAAGTCG GGTTTGGCTACGGGAATGGTCTGGGAGCCGCCGGGGTCTTCCCTGAGGCCCACCTGCAGCCAG agTTCCCTGGGGCCAATGGCTTTAGGAATG GGTTCAGGGAGGAAGCGCCAGTCTACCCCAAGGcagcagctccaggccctgaaggAAATG GTCAGGCTGGGACCCTAAGGGGCTCCTCTTGGCCCTCCGTCCAGCCCTGGGTGCTTGCCCTGAAGCCTGGATATGGGGCTGGAGTTGCATATCCAGGGGTCAGGAGCCAGCCAG gcacatACGGACAGCTGAGGCCAGAGCTGGGCCCTGGACCCTTCG GCAGCCCTGAGGTGAAGAGAGGTGGCAGTGGCCTGCTGGGAAATGGCTATGGAG gccACTGTTCTCTTGGAAAATGCTGA